TGCTACACCCTTGTCTAAGTTTCTCGCATATGTACCGCCACCTATAGTATAAGGTTCCGTCATATCGTTTGTTTGATTTCTATAAGCAGTTACTAATTTTTGTACAAAAGGATCATTTTTATCAACATAATGCGGTGGTTGAACTTTACCTAATTTTACTTCAAATCCATATTGTTCAATCTCACTTGTAAAACGGTTTATCGCTTTATCAAAATCAAATCCTTCTGGATATCTTAAATTGATACCAAATCGGCCTACATTTTCATTATCATATGTAATTACACCAATATTTGTTGTTACATCTCCCATAACATCAGTATGGAATTTCATACCCATTTTTTCACCGAAATCTGAATTAAATAAATAACGATTACTAAAGGCGACAAACGCTTGTGCATTGTTATCAAGATTTAATGAAGCTAAGAACTTCAATAAATATAGACCTGCATTTACGCCAATAGATGGATCCATACCATGAACTGCTTTACCTTCAACAGTTAAAACTAAGATTCCGCTATCTACAGTACTGTCACCTTGCAAATGATTTTGTTCTAAAAAGTACTCAAAATCTTGAATGACATCTGTCATGTTTTCTTTGACAAGTACTCTAGCTTCAGCATGATCAGGTACCATATTGTATCGTTCACCTGAATTAAATGAAATCAACTCATAATCAGGTTCATCCTGATCTTCAGATAATTTACTTTGAATTAAATCAAATGTAGTAATACCTTTTTCGCCATGAATACATGGGAACTCAGCATCAGGTGCAAATCCTAAAGTAGGCATTTCTTCCGTTTTAAAATAACGATCCGTACATTTCCAATCTGATTCTTCATCTGTACCGATAATCATATGAATACGTTTTTTCCAATCTACATTCATATCTTCAAGTATTTTAATTGCATAATATGCAGCAATCGTTGGTCCTTTATCATCTAATGTTCCTCTTGCTATAATTGCATCTTCCGTTACAACTGGGTCAAATGGATCACTATCCCAACCTTCACCAGCTGGAACAACATCAACATGACATAAGATACCTAATACATCTTCGCCTTTGCCAGCCTCAATTCTTCCTGCGATATGGTCAACATCATGTGTTGTAAATCCATCTCTATGTGCAATTTCATACATGTAGTCTAATGCCTTACGAGGACCTGGTCCGACTGGTGTGTCTTCTGATGCTTGCGCGTCATCTCTCACACTTTCAATTGCTAATAAACCTTTTAAGTCATTAATAATTTGATCTTCGTATTGTTGAACTTTTTCTTTCCACATTCGAAATCGACTTCCTTTTTTCTATAAGTTAAATCCTATTTTACATGAAATGATGTAAAAACTACAATAAGATGTCAGAAAATAATAAAAAGGAACAAAACGATGTTATCGAATTGACATAAAATCAACGATAACCGCTTCATTCCTCTATATTTTTTATTAAATTAACTCAAGTACTTCATAAATCTATCAAGAAGTTAACTTTTTATTTTTTGTCAGACAACGCGTTTTTATTCTTTTTTAAATCTTCTTCTGTAACTACACGCAAATTATTATTCGGTGCTGCGCCACCTTCATCATCAAATTTACCCTCTTCAATACTGTCTTCAGTTTTATTATCCAAATCTGTAAATTTAGATTTTTCTTCTTCAAAAAATGCTTTTGGATCATTTTTCAATCTAGCAGCATAATCTTTAGGGTTATTTTTAACTTCTTGGATTGTTTCATTGGCAATGTTGCCTAATTGTGTTGCTTTATCTTTTGCATTATTTTTATATGTTTGTGGGTCTTGCTTATATTTATTGTATTCAGCTTTTAATTTATTACGACTATCTTTACGTGTAACAAGTACTGCTGCAACTGCACCACTAATACCTAAAATCGCTTTAAATAAATTTCCTTTTGCCATATCAATCGTCTCCCTTTATTTTAAATTTAATTTGTGAAAATCATTTTCTGTTAATAAACGATAATTACCTGACTTTAAATTGCTATCTAGTTCTAAGTCAGCAATTTTTATACGTTTTAAATGTATTACCTCATTTTGAATACTGTGAAACATTCGTTTAACTTGATGATATTTCCCTTCATAAATTGTAACGTGTGACGTTCGATCATCAATATAAGTCAATATTGCTGGCTTAACCTTACCATCAGATAGCGTGATACCTTCTTTAAAAGCTTTGATATTTTCTTCTGTGATTGGATGTTTTGAGATGACTTCATATTTTTTGGAAACATGTTTATTAGGACTCATTAGTTCATGATTAAAATTGCCATCATTTGTAATCAACAATAAACCTTCAGTATCTTTATCTAATCTACCAACCGGAAAAATATTTAAATGTTGATATTCAGGAATTAAATCAATAACTGTTTGCGATTGTTGATCTTCGGTTGCCGAAACATATCCTTTAGGCTTATTTAGCATAATATAAACGTGCTCAATATATTTAATTATCTCTCTATGAACCAATACGCTATCTTCATTTGGTTCAATATGTGCTTTTGGAGACTTGATGATTTGATTATTCACCGTAACAAAGCCTTTTTTTAGTAACTGTTTAACTTCATTTCGTGTACCTACACCCATGTTCGCCAAAAATTTATCTATTCTCATCGTAAAAACCTAACTCTACGTCTTAATTTTTCAGGAATTTCACCTAAAAATTCATCTGCAAGACGTGTTTTGATTGTTAATGTTCCATAGATTAACACACCAACTGTTACACCTAAAATTATAATTATTAAATAACCTAGTTTCGTTGGTTCAAGGATTAGATTTGCAAGGAAGAATACCACTTCTACACCAATCATCATAATGAATGAATATAAGAATATTTTTGCAAAATGAATCCAACTATAACTGAATTTGAATTTTGCATATTTTTTAAGAATATAGAAATTACATCCAATCGCAAATAATAATGCGATGCTTGTACTTAACACAGCACCCGGTGTATGGAACAACATAATTAATGGATAGTTCAATACTAATTTAATCACAACTGAAGCTAAAATAACGTATACCGTTAATTTTTGTTTATCAATCCCTTGTAACATTGATGCTGTAACACTTAATAAAGAAATTAAAATCGCTACAGGTGCATAATAGAATAGTAATCGACTACCATCATGGTTAGGGTCATGTCCTAATACGATTGGGTCATAACCATAGAACACAGTAAATAATGGTTGTGCTAATGCCATAATTCCAATACTTGCTGGAACAGTTATAAACATTAATACACCAATTGATGTTCTAATTTGATGGTGCATTTCATGTAATCGACCCTCAGCAAATGTTTTTGTAATATAAGGAATTAAACTTACTGCAAAACCAGCACTTAAAGATGTTGGAATCATAACTATTTTGTTTGTAGACATATTCAACATATTAAAGAAAATATCTTGTAATTGTGAAGGGACACCTACTAATGATAATGCACCATTATGTGTAAATTGGTCTACCAAGTTAAACAATGGATAATTTAAACTTACAATTACAAATGGAATACTATACGCAATAATTTCTTTATACATTTTTCCATATGACACATCTATATCAGTATAATCAGATTCGACCATTCGATCGATATTATGCTTACGTTTTCTCCAGTAATACCATAATGTGAAAATACCTATAATCGCCCCAACGGCTGCAGCAAATGTTGCAATACCATTTGCTAATAAAATTGATCCGTCGAAAACATTAAGTACTAAATAACTACCAATTAATATGAAAATAACACGCGCAATTTGCTCAGTTACTTCAGAAACTGCTGTTGGTCCCATTGACTTATACCCTTGGAATATACCTCTCCATGTTGCTAATACTGGAATAAAGATTACAACCATACTGATAATTCTAATAATCCAAGTTATGTCATCTACTGACCAACCATTTTTATCATGTACATTTCTAGCAAGTGTTAATTCAGAAATATATGGTGCAAGGAAATATAGTACTAAAAACCCTAAGACACCTGTAATACTCATTACAATAAAACTAGATTTATAAAATTTCTGACTGACTTTATATGCACCAATCGCATTATATTTCGCAACATATTTGGAAGCCGCAAGTGGTACACCTGCTGTCGCAACTGCAATTGCAATATTATATGGTGCGTAAGCATATGTGAACGGCGCCATATTTTCTTGTCCACCAATTAAATAGTTGAATGGAATGATAAAAAGTACGCCTAACACTTTTGTAATTAATATACTTATTGTAATTAAAAAGGTTCCACGCACCATTTCTTTACTTTCACTCATTACGTATCTCCCTATCTCATATTTATTAAAGTTTTGTAAATAAAAGGCTATTTCTGTCTAAAATCATTTACATTATTATGAATATATCACAAAACTTAATTTCATAGTCGTATATTCAATGAAATATCATAACAAAATTACCAACTAATTGTCATTGAATAATCAAAATTGAATTTAATATAACTAAATTTCATATAAACATTATACTACTAATTTCAATGATTTACGTATAGCTGTTGAAAATCATTGTTAATCGCTACAATCATTTTCAACTTTTTATGAAACACATATTATAGATATTATTAACTTCATTGTCATCTCATAACACAACAGTGATAGCAAACTTTAGTAAAGTACTATAAAATAACTAGTGAATGTAGCAGTACTAAAACTTGGAGGAAACATGTATGTATCAAACAATCATTATCGGTGGCGGTCCTAGTGGCTTAATGGCTGCAGTAGCTGCAAGCGAACAAAATGAAAATGTCTTGCTTATAGAAAAAAAGAAAGGATTAGGTCGCAAACTAAAAATATCTGGTGGTGGTAGATGTAATGTGACAAACCGACTACCTTATGCCGAAATAATTAAAAACATACCAGGAAACGGCAAATTTTTATATAGTCCATTTTCAATATTTGATAATGAGTCTATTATTGATTTTTTTGAATCGCGTGGTGTCAAATTAAAAGAAGAAGATCATGGTCGTATGTTCCCAGTATCCAATAAAGCCCAAGATGTCGTGGATACCTTAATATCAACTATAAAAAGTCAACATGTGACAATTAAAGAAGAAGAAGCAGTTAGTCGTATTGAAATCAATGATGAACATATTTTTACTGTATATACGCAAAATAACTGTTATGAAAGTCATTCACTTGTCATTGCTACAGGCGGTACGAGTGTCCCACAAACAGGTTCAACAGGAGATGGTTATCATTTTGCCCGTCATTTTGGTCATACCATTACTGAACTGTTTCCGACTGAAGTACCTATTACATCGACTGAATCTTTTATTAAAACTAATCGTTTAAAAGGTCTAAGCTTGAAAGATGTTGAATTGTCAGTACTAAAGAAAAATGGCAAAAAACGTATTAGTCATCAAATGGACATGTTGTTCACTCACTTTGGAATCAGTGGTCCAGCTGCCTTAAGATGTAGTCAATTTGTTTATAAAGAACAAAAAAATCAAAAAGCACAACAAATTACTATGGCAATAGACGTTTTCCCTGAATTAAACCACGAACAACTAAAACAAAATATAAGCAAATTATTAGCTGATGCACCAGATAAAATAATAAAAAATAGTTTACATGGTTTAATCGAAGAGCGTTATTTACTTTTTATTTTGGAAAAATCAGGTATTAACGAAAATACTACAGCACATCATTTATCAAATCAGCAACTAAATGATTTAGTAAATATGTTTAAAGGTTTCGAATTCAAAGTTAATGGCACTTTGCCAATTGATAAAGCCTTTGTAACAGGTGGTGGCGTCTCATTAAAAGAAATTCAACCTAAAACGATGATGTCTAAAATAGTTCCTGGGCTATTTTTATGCGGAGAAGTATTAGATATTCATGGCTATACAGGTGGTTATAATATTACAAGTGCTTTAGTAACTGGTCATGTCGCTGGATTGTATGCAGGACAATATTCTCATTCTATACAAGCAGATTAAATTGAAATTTAGTATATTTTTAAACGCTTCAATATTTTTTCATTTAATTAAAATACTCAAATAAAAAATAACCTTAATATAACTTAGCCACATTATTGTGTAGTTATATTAAGGTCATTTTTAATGTTACGATTCTTTTTCTTTTTTAGAACGTCTTCTAGCTAACAATGCTGCACCTGTAATTAGTGCCATTTCTTTTAAAGGTAAATCCATTCCTTCAGAACCTGTATTTGGAAGTTCTTTTTCAATTTTTCGTGCTTCATGCTTACCTTCTTTTTTGTTTGGCTCACATACTATTGGTACTGACTTTCTTGCTTTTGGCAATTCTACTTTCGCTTCAGCTGGTAATTTTATTGCTAAAATTTCATCAATAATAAATTGAGTATGTTGTTTGATATCATTCAACGTCGTATCTTCATCAATCATACGAGTGCCATCTTTAACATATTGATCAATTAAAGCTTTTACTTTAGCGAGTTGTTCAGGCGTTGCAATAGCTTTGAATTTTTCAAAAGTTTGTTGCGCTATGTTTTCAATGCGTATTAATCCATTTTCCTTTTCTGTAATGACTGCTTCAATATTACCTAGTGCAACATTAAATCGTTTTAAAACTTCATCAACATCTGCATTGGTATGTGCTGCTTTTAATTCTTCTTCCATTTGTAATTTTAGTGCATCTATCGCTTTTAAAGCTTCAGATTTATTACGATCACTAACTTTACGATAACTTTGTACTAAATTGGTTACACGTACAACTTCTTGGTTGATCTCCTTTTCAGCATTTGGCTTTTTAACAGGATATACATCTAAATCTTGTATTGCTTGTAAATTTAATGATGTCGTTTTATCAACTTGGGCATTACTGCGATCATGGTCAATTTGTAATATTGCTGCATCATAAATATTTTGTAACTCTGCTAATACACTATTTCTTTCTTCCACTGTTGCTTGAACATTTGATTCTATTGCCTGTTTCTTTTCGTTTAGCAATGTTGTTAATTGTTCTCGAGCAGATGCTTTTCTATTAATAATAGGTTCGATTTCACGAATTTCATTCTTACCATCATGTAATAAATACGCAACATCAGCATTAGTCACTGCACTAACAATCTGTTGTTTAGCTTTAATTAACGCTTGTTCAACTTCGGCAATTGCAGCATTTTGTTCTTCATCAGTCGCTTCATTATTTGCTTTAATTAGATTAATCTTATTAGTTGCAATATCTTGAATTTGTTGTAGCGCTTTTGTCTTAACAGTTGTCGCTGGTTTAATTTGCGAAATTATATTTTGAGCATCTAGACTGCCTTGATTTACTTGCGCCGTTTTATCAGCATGATTGATTTGATTGATAGCTTTATTAAGTGCTTGTTCAACTAAATGCTTGGCTTCAAGACGTTCTTCTTCTGTAGATAAATCGCTTTGATCGATAAGTGCATTTTGAGATACTGCTTTCACATTAACCGCTTGACGTGCTTCTGGTTTAACCTGAACCTTTGGTAAAATCACTTTAATGTTTTCTTGCCCCGATGTCTCTGTTTGATCAACTTCAGCATTCGTACTATTATGTGCAATAGCCTCTTTAAGTGAATTTACAATTTTATTTAAAGCATGGATAGCATCATTTCGCTCATCTTCAGTAGTATCTAAAGTATTTTGTATAGTATTCATTTGATTGTCTGAAGTTTGGTCAATATTATCGAGTGCTGCACGCTTACGTCTCACTTTTGGTTTAATTTCTTCTATTGCTTTAATCGTTTGATTTCTAACACCTGTAACAGCAGCATCTTGATTTGTGTTATCAATTTGCTGTTGACCTTGTTGAAGTGTATCTTTTATAAGCTGATTCGCTTCATTTATTTCATCTACTGTTGCGTCAGGCGTGTCTTTTATAGAATCTACTTGTTTATCTGCACTCGCCTTTATTGCCTGTTGTGCTTCTGGTTTA
This is a stretch of genomic DNA from Staphylococcus roterodami. It encodes these proteins:
- the sapep gene encoding Mn(2+)-dependent dipeptidase Sapep; this encodes MWKEKVQQYEDQIINDLKGLLAIESVRDDAQASEDTPVGPGPRKALDYMYEIAHRDGFTTHDVDHIAGRIEAGKGEDVLGILCHVDVVPAGEGWDSDPFDPVVTEDAIIARGTLDDKGPTIAAYYAIKILEDMNVDWKKRIHMIIGTDEESDWKCTDRYFKTEEMPTLGFAPDAEFPCIHGEKGITTFDLIQSKLSEDQDEPDYELISFNSGERYNMVPDHAEARVLVKENMTDVIQDFEYFLEQNHLQGDSTVDSGILVLTVEGKAVHGMDPSIGVNAGLYLLKFLASLNLDNNAQAFVAFSNRYLFNSDFGEKMGMKFHTDVMGDVTTNIGVITYDNENVGRFGINLRYPEGFDFDKAINRFTSEIEQYGFEVKLGKVQPPHYVDKNDPFVQKLVTAYRNQTNDMTEPYTIGGGTYARNLDKGVAFGAMFSDSEDLMHQKNEYITKKQLFNATSIYLEAIYSLCVEE
- a CDS encoding YtxH domain-containing protein, translating into MAKGNLFKAILGISGAVAAVLVTRKDSRNKLKAEYNKYKQDPQTYKNNAKDKATQLGNIANETIQEVKNNPKDYAARLKNDPKAFFEEEKSKFTDLDNKTEDSIEEGKFDDEGGAAPNNNLRVVTEEDLKKNKNALSDKK
- a CDS encoding rRNA pseudouridine synthase is translated as MRIDKFLANMGVGTRNEVKQLLKKGFVTVNNQIIKSPKAHIEPNEDSVLVHREIIKYIEHVYIMLNKPKGYVSATEDQQSQTVIDLIPEYQHLNIFPVGRLDKDTEGLLLITNDGNFNHELMSPNKHVSKKYEVISKHPITEENIKAFKEGITLSDGKVKPAILTYIDDRTSHVTIYEGKYHQVKRMFHSIQNEVIHLKRIKIADLELDSNLKSGNYRLLTENDFHKLNLK
- a CDS encoding polysaccharide biosynthesis protein, which gives rise to MSESKEMVRGTFLITISILITKVLGVLFIIPFNYLIGGQENMAPFTYAYAPYNIAIAVATAGVPLAASKYVAKYNAIGAYKVSQKFYKSSFIVMSITGVLGFLVLYFLAPYISELTLARNVHDKNGWSVDDITWIIRIISMVVIFIPVLATWRGIFQGYKSMGPTAVSEVTEQIARVIFILIGSYLVLNVFDGSILLANGIATFAAAVGAIIGIFTLWYYWRKRKHNIDRMVESDYTDIDVSYGKMYKEIIAYSIPFVIVSLNYPLFNLVDQFTHNGALSLVGVPSQLQDIFFNMLNMSTNKIVMIPTSLSAGFAVSLIPYITKTFAEGRLHEMHHQIRTSIGVLMFITVPASIGIMALAQPLFTVFYGYDPIVLGHDPNHDGSRLLFYYAPVAILISLLSVTASMLQGIDKQKLTVYVILASVVIKLVLNYPLIMLFHTPGAVLSTSIALLFAIGCNFYILKKYAKFKFSYSWIHFAKIFLYSFIMMIGVEVVFFLANLILEPTKLGYLIIIILGVTVGVLIYGTLTIKTRLADEFLGEIPEKLRRRVRFLR
- a CDS encoding NAD(P)/FAD-dependent oxidoreductase produces the protein MYQTIIIGGGPSGLMAAVAASEQNENVLLIEKKKGLGRKLKISGGGRCNVTNRLPYAEIIKNIPGNGKFLYSPFSIFDNESIIDFFESRGVKLKEEDHGRMFPVSNKAQDVVDTLISTIKSQHVTIKEEEAVSRIEINDEHIFTVYTQNNCYESHSLVIATGGTSVPQTGSTGDGYHFARHFGHTITELFPTEVPITSTESFIKTNRLKGLSLKDVELSVLKKNGKKRISHQMDMLFTHFGISGPAALRCSQFVYKEQKNQKAQQITMAIDVFPELNHEQLKQNISKLLADAPDKIIKNSLHGLIEERYLLFILEKSGINENTTAHHLSNQQLNDLVNMFKGFEFKVNGTLPIDKAFVTGGGVSLKEIQPKTMMSKIVPGLFLCGEVLDIHGYTGGYNITSALVTGHVAGLYAGQYSHSIQAD